A DNA window from Andrena cerasifolii isolate SP2316 chromosome 16, iyAndCera1_principal, whole genome shotgun sequence contains the following coding sequences:
- the LOC143377567 gene encoding RNA pseudouridylate synthase domain-containing protein 1 produces the protein MNINEVLYNCSVLIAKLTRILVMWLKFQLKDLVRSRWKNYVDVLYHSENFIVVSKPYDMYINSNNPERKDTLQSELKRILPDLANPSLFHEFHFVHRLDYATSGIICIALNKKAARAASSAFETRTTRKYYLALLHGHVDEPYIVIDKAIGVDTREKNGNHKMCTGDNIFCEKPRKSCTVLVVLEHGFRNGKPATKVLLCPATGRRHQLRVHCSHIGHTVIGDYTYSERKDVEPHRTFLHSFRLILNNDMENLDVRSADPFQASDPRNRWAPTNVARVLDENIFSDIYNLIQ, from the exons ATGAATATAAATGAAGTGCTGTATAATTGTAGCGTGCTCATTGCGAAGCTGACACGGATACTTGTAATGTGGTTGAAATTTCAATTGAAAGACCTCGTACGAAGTAGGTGGAAGAATTACGTAGATGTACTGTATCATAGTGAGAATTTCATAGTAGTTTCCAAACCTTACGACATGTACATCAACAGCAATAATCCTGAGAGAAAG GACACCCTTCAATCCGAATTAAAGAGGATTCTACCAGATCTAGCTAACCCGAGTTTATTTCACGAATTCCATTTTGTACATAGATTAGATTATGCCACCAGCGGAATTATATGCATCGCGTTAAATAAAAAAGCAGCGAGAGCCGCTTCGAGCGCATTCGAAACACGAACCACTAGGAAATATTATTTGGCCTTGCTTCACGGGCACGTCGATGAACCTTACATTGTTATAGATAAAGCAATTG GAGTCGATACAAGAGAAAAGAATGGAAACCATAAAATGTGCACTGGTGACAATATCTTCTGCGAGAAGCCAAGGAAGTCTTGCACGGTACTCGTAGTGTTGGAGCATGGTTTTAGAAATGGGAAACCAGCTACTAAAGTATTATTATGCCCTGCGACTGGTAGACGGCATCAGCTTAGGGTTCATTGCTCCCATATCGGTCATACGGTGATTGGGGACTACACGTACAGCGAAAGGAAAGATGTGGAGCCTCATCGGACATTTCTGCATTCCTTCAG GTTGATATTGAATAATGATATGGAGAACTTGGATGTAAGGAGCGCAGATCCGTTTCAAGCTTCCGATCCAAGGAATCGATGGGCACCGACAAATGTTGCTAGAGTCTTagacgaaaatatattttctgacaTTTATAATCTTATACAGTGA
- the LOC143377570 gene encoding DNA repair protein XRCC3 isoform X2 gives MEDYFVSATVMKNGEKFLTTGCPKFDALLRGGISTRGITQIYGGASTGKTQLALQLCLTVQLPVTENGFAAGAVYICTESGFPSRRLQELIQKLEVTKKFGINGDIIFVEHVSTIEELEVCLCHRIPILMSMRKIGLIVVDSIAAPYRVEEWKTVSQNRSKSLRIIGQQLHKLCKNDLCIICINQVTATIYNHVLNDNLSERPALGITWSSMMTSSIQFYRINSHRYASVRLSSNLPEIIVPFQIQGSGVTAIDPVL, from the exons ATGGAGGACTACTTTG TGAGCGCAACAGTAATGAAGAATGGTGAGAAGTTTCTCACTACGGGCTGCCCCAAGTTTGATGCGTTGCTCCGAGGTGGTATCAGTACACGTGGGATCACACAAATTTATGGAGGTGCCAGTACAGGAAAAACTCAGCTGGCTTTACAATTATGCTTGACTGTTCAATTACCTGTAACAGAGAATGGATTTGCTGCTG GTGCTGTATACATTTGTACTGAATCTGGTTTCCCATCAAGACGATTACAAGAGTTAATACAAAAGTTAGAGGTCACAAAAAAATTTGGTATAAACGGCGACATCATATTCGTGGAACATGTCTCAACCATT GAGGAATTGGAAGTATGTCTGTGCCATAGAATTCCGATATTAATGTCCATGCGCAAGATAGGTCTAATAGTCGTAGACTCGATTGCCGCTCCGTACAGGGTAGAAGAATGGAAGACTGTTTCTCAAAATAGGTCAAAAAGCTTAAGAATAATTGGACAACAATTGCATAAGTTATGTAAAAACGATCTCTGTATAATTTGTATTAATCAG GTAACGGCGACTATATATAATCACGTGCTTAATGATAATTTGAGCGAACGACCAGCCCTAGGAATAACATGGTCGAGCATGATGACTAGCTCCATACAGTTTTATAGAATAAATTCCCATAGGTATGCTTCTGTCAGATTGTCGTCAAATTTACCAGAAATAATTGTTCCGTTCCAAATACAAGGATCTGGAGTTACGGCCATTGATCCAGTACTATGA
- the LOC143377570 gene encoding DNA repair protein XRCC3 isoform X1 has product MIYVHRRIMSATVMKNGEKFLTTGCPKFDALLRGGISTRGITQIYGGASTGKTQLALQLCLTVQLPVTENGFAAGAVYICTESGFPSRRLQELIQKLEVTKKFGINGDIIFVEHVSTIEELEVCLCHRIPILMSMRKIGLIVVDSIAAPYRVEEWKTVSQNRSKSLRIIGQQLHKLCKNDLCIICINQVTATIYNHVLNDNLSERPALGITWSSMMTSSIQFYRINSHRYASVRLSSNLPEIIVPFQIQGSGVTAIDPVL; this is encoded by the exons atgatCTATGTACACCGACGAATAA TGAGCGCAACAGTAATGAAGAATGGTGAGAAGTTTCTCACTACGGGCTGCCCCAAGTTTGATGCGTTGCTCCGAGGTGGTATCAGTACACGTGGGATCACACAAATTTATGGAGGTGCCAGTACAGGAAAAACTCAGCTGGCTTTACAATTATGCTTGACTGTTCAATTACCTGTAACAGAGAATGGATTTGCTGCTG GTGCTGTATACATTTGTACTGAATCTGGTTTCCCATCAAGACGATTACAAGAGTTAATACAAAAGTTAGAGGTCACAAAAAAATTTGGTATAAACGGCGACATCATATTCGTGGAACATGTCTCAACCATT GAGGAATTGGAAGTATGTCTGTGCCATAGAATTCCGATATTAATGTCCATGCGCAAGATAGGTCTAATAGTCGTAGACTCGATTGCCGCTCCGTACAGGGTAGAAGAATGGAAGACTGTTTCTCAAAATAGGTCAAAAAGCTTAAGAATAATTGGACAACAATTGCATAAGTTATGTAAAAACGATCTCTGTATAATTTGTATTAATCAG GTAACGGCGACTATATATAATCACGTGCTTAATGATAATTTGAGCGAACGACCAGCCCTAGGAATAACATGGTCGAGCATGATGACTAGCTCCATACAGTTTTATAGAATAAATTCCCATAGGTATGCTTCTGTCAGATTGTCGTCAAATTTACCAGAAATAATTGTTCCGTTCCAAATACAAGGATCTGGAGTTACGGCCATTGATCCAGTACTATGA